Proteins from a genomic interval of Paenibacillus sp. FSL R5-0623:
- a CDS encoding DUF3105 domain-containing protein has product MNHMQMEHEAGTSYLWLIVGVIVLLLSIAAYIWASRTQGKILGHMKKKERADIQKKSRSLRLAAHVMIAVSIIMFGLFFMQGAGKTYNVADLASNATIDVTDDKYYGADHTEDPIQYGMTIPTSGPHNPHDIKFGFYTDFPGYNYLVHNLEHGDIIIYYRENASEDMKEHLKYLAKFREAGAGILAVPNKDIPEGSEVVVTAWTKTMKLHQFDDAKVGTFIHKYINQGPEKIPASIRQGGGTM; this is encoded by the coding sequence ATGAATCATATGCAAATGGAGCACGAGGCAGGTACATCCTACCTGTGGCTCATCGTAGGTGTAATCGTATTACTACTCTCCATCGCCGCCTATATCTGGGCATCACGCACACAGGGCAAAATCCTGGGCCACATGAAAAAGAAAGAGCGGGCGGACATCCAGAAAAAAAGTCGATCCCTTCGGCTGGCTGCACATGTAATGATAGCTGTGTCGATAATTATGTTTGGCCTGTTCTTCATGCAAGGAGCAGGTAAAACATATAATGTAGCCGATCTGGCATCCAACGCGACCATCGATGTTACAGACGATAAATATTATGGGGCTGACCATACGGAGGACCCTATCCAGTATGGAATGACAATTCCAACATCGGGGCCGCATAATCCGCATGATATCAAGTTTGGATTTTACACCGACTTCCCTGGCTACAATTACCTGGTACACAATCTGGAGCACGGGGATATCATCATCTATTATCGTGAGAACGCAAGCGAGGATATGAAGGAACATCTGAAATACCTCGCTAAATTCCGCGAAGCCGGAGCAGGTATCCTGGCTGTACCCAACAAGGATATTCCCGAAGGCAGTGAAGTCGTTGTGACGGCATGGACCAAAACGATGAAGCTCCACCAATTCGACGATGCCAAGGTGGGTACTTTTATCCATAAATATATTAATCAGGGACCTGAAAAGATTCCTGCCTCCATTCGCCAGGGCGGCGGAACGATGTAA
- a CDS encoding ABC transporter permease, whose product MREKHIGLGLFSLLVFIFLLGPLLIISVTSFEPGTVLKFPPEGFSFRWYENIFNTGGFLRTFQTSIIISLLGNLLALVLGVPAAYALSRYDFKGKSVLNALFLSPVLIPGIVLGFTLMKYLIVIYHLPMYLGLLIGHTIIMLPFIIRVIASSLSSFDFAVEEAALSLGAGRVRTFFTIVLPNIRSGIIAAVLIAFLESFNNVDISVFMTGPGVSTLPIQMLTYVENYFDPTIAAISVLLMVLTGLLMFVIERIMGGFSYFTKR is encoded by the coding sequence ATGCGGGAGAAACATATCGGGCTGGGCCTGTTCAGTCTGCTGGTCTTTATCTTTCTGCTGGGCCCGCTTCTGATCATATCGGTCACTTCGTTTGAACCGGGAACGGTACTCAAATTTCCGCCGGAAGGGTTCTCCTTCCGCTGGTATGAGAATATTTTCAACACAGGCGGTTTTCTCCGCACATTCCAGACGTCCATCATCATTTCCCTGCTGGGGAACCTGTTGGCGCTGGTACTCGGAGTTCCGGCTGCGTATGCACTTAGTCGTTACGATTTCAAAGGCAAATCCGTGCTGAACGCATTGTTCCTGTCGCCGGTACTCATCCCGGGAATCGTGCTTGGTTTTACATTGATGAAATACCTGATCGTAATCTACCATCTGCCGATGTACCTCGGATTGTTGATTGGTCATACGATTATCATGCTTCCATTCATCATTCGGGTTATCGCGTCGAGTCTGTCGAGCTTTGACTTTGCGGTGGAGGAAGCTGCGCTAAGTCTTGGTGCGGGACGGGTAAGAACGTTCTTCACAATCGTGCTTCCCAACATCCGCTCAGGCATTATCGCTGCCGTGCTGATTGCCTTCCTGGAGTCCTTCAACAACGTGGACATCTCGGTGTTCATGACCGGACCAGGGGTAAGCACATTACCGATCCAGATGCTGACGTATGTGGAGAATTATTTTGACCCAACGATTGCAGCGATTTCCGTGCTATTGATGGTACTGACCGGACTCTTAATGTTCGTGATCGAACGGATCATGGGCGGATTTTCATACTTTACTAAACGTTAA
- a CDS encoding nitric oxide synthase oxygenase, translating to MRSDLEQLQEEAERFIYTCYEELGHSREDAQARLVAVMGEIEATGTYVHTTEELEQGCKMAWRNSNRCIGRLFWDKLRIVDARHANTAGTAADAVLNHIHVASNGGKVIPMITILPPDGPNGAPVRVWNHQLIRYAGYETEQGIIGDPASVELTKVAMSLGWQGAGGSYDVLPLIIQAQGQAPEWYVIPEEEIVEVMIEHPEQKEIAELGMRWYGVPMIADMRLEIGGISYPAAPFNGWYMGTEIGARNLADTFRYNKLPAVAAAFGLNTSSETTLWKDRALVELNVAVLHSFKKAGVSIVDHHTAATQFAMFEQREEKAGRELTGDWVWLIPPVSPATTHIFHSSYRNEIVKPNFFHQDQAYTLKDGVASAAELRSSEQQNAQVEHPQPQAGDAPMKCPFAH from the coding sequence ATGCGGTCAGACCTGGAACAATTGCAGGAAGAAGCTGAACGGTTTATATATACATGTTATGAAGAGCTGGGCCATTCGCGTGAAGACGCGCAGGCCCGGCTTGTTGCCGTTATGGGCGAGATCGAAGCAACAGGTACTTATGTGCATACCACAGAAGAATTGGAGCAAGGTTGCAAAATGGCCTGGCGGAACAGCAACCGTTGCATCGGGCGGCTGTTCTGGGATAAATTGCGAATTGTGGATGCCCGTCATGCCAATACGGCAGGAACGGCAGCGGATGCTGTGTTGAATCATATTCATGTGGCATCCAACGGAGGCAAGGTCATTCCGATGATTACGATCCTTCCTCCGGATGGACCGAATGGAGCTCCGGTACGTGTCTGGAATCATCAGCTTATTCGTTATGCAGGATATGAGACAGAGCAAGGCATTATTGGCGATCCTGCTTCCGTGGAGTTGACCAAGGTGGCCATGTCCCTTGGCTGGCAAGGAGCAGGTGGCTCTTATGATGTGTTACCACTCATTATTCAGGCACAAGGACAAGCGCCAGAGTGGTATGTTATACCCGAAGAAGAGATTGTGGAAGTGATGATTGAGCACCCGGAGCAGAAGGAAATTGCTGAGCTGGGTATGCGTTGGTATGGTGTGCCGATGATCGCCGATATGCGTCTGGAGATTGGCGGTATATCCTACCCGGCAGCGCCGTTTAATGGATGGTATATGGGTACCGAGATTGGTGCCCGTAATCTGGCGGACACGTTCCGGTATAACAAGCTGCCTGCGGTGGCGGCAGCATTTGGATTGAATACGTCAAGTGAAACGACATTATGGAAGGACCGGGCTTTGGTGGAACTGAATGTGGCTGTGCTGCATTCGTTTAAAAAAGCAGGTGTGAGCATTGTGGATCACCACACGGCGGCAACGCAATTTGCGATGTTTGAACAGCGGGAAGAGAAGGCTGGGCGTGAGCTGACCGGGGATTGGGTGTGGCTGATTCCGCCAGTATCTCCTGCGACGACGCATATTTTCCACAGCTCGTATCGCAATGAGATTGTGAAGCCGAACTTTTTCCATCAGGATCAGGCGTATACCCTGAAAGATGGCGTGGCATCTGCCGCAGAACTGCGAAGCAGTGAGCAGCAGAATGCACAGGTAGAGCATCCCCAGCCACAGGCCGGAGATGCGCCAATGAAATGCCCGTTTGCACATTAA
- a CDS encoding Na-translocating system protein MpsC family protein: protein MELLDSNESKKKMCQYYNEISKELFGFGTTLLRVTIDQNIVTFYAKHRRSPRSDALEGEAPGLKLEVDFRMSVLYKKKFREKLEQHMGLPIEAILRDYDASTQWAITNVILEQT, encoded by the coding sequence ATGGAACTACTGGACAGCAATGAGAGCAAGAAGAAGATGTGCCAGTATTATAACGAAATTTCGAAGGAACTGTTCGGATTTGGCACCACTCTCCTGAGAGTGACCATTGACCAGAATATTGTGACCTTCTACGCGAAGCACCGACGTTCACCGCGCTCTGACGCCCTGGAAGGGGAGGCCCCCGGCTTAAAGCTGGAAGTGGACTTCCGCATGTCTGTCTTATATAAGAAGAAATTCCGGGAGAAGCTCGAGCAACACATGGGTTTGCCAATTGAAGCTATATTGCGGGATTATGATGCGTCCACTCAGTGGGCGATCACAAATGTGATTCTGGAACAGACCTAA
- a CDS encoding HAD family hydrolase → MNEKNNTKTIFFDVDDTLYDHLQPLRGALQDVLGLPDNFPYAKAYHRFRYYSDWLSAQEDLSAVPEPDAVERMRHRRFELTMEEFGLPLLSGQAEELQAQYLSRQFEIVPFEGAYGLIRRLQAEGHTVGLITNGEGEHQRRKLEALDVLSLVDEHLIFISGTTGYAKPDRRLFEYVSKQSGTDARSSYYIGDSWRNDVVGAVDAGWTVIWFNHREALPESDHQPHFVASSYEEISRILTF, encoded by the coding sequence ATGAATGAAAAAAATAATACTAAAACCATATTTTTCGACGTGGATGATACGTTATATGATCACTTGCAGCCACTTCGTGGCGCGTTGCAGGACGTTCTCGGCCTGCCGGATAATTTCCCTTATGCTAAGGCCTATCATCGTTTTCGATATTATAGTGACTGGCTGTCTGCACAAGAAGATCTGTCCGCTGTGCCAGAACCAGATGCGGTGGAGCGAATGCGCCATCGGAGGTTTGAGTTGACGATGGAAGAGTTCGGACTCCCCCTACTATCGGGACAGGCTGAAGAACTACAAGCACAGTATCTGAGTAGACAGTTTGAGATTGTGCCTTTTGAAGGAGCGTATGGGTTAATCAGAAGGCTTCAGGCAGAAGGCCATACCGTTGGTCTAATCACCAATGGAGAAGGGGAGCATCAGCGGCGTAAGCTTGAAGCATTGGATGTGCTCAGTCTCGTAGACGAGCATCTGATTTTCATCTCCGGTACAACTGGTTATGCGAAGCCGGATCGCAGGTTGTTTGAATATGTGAGTAAGCAGTCCGGGACAGATGCCCGTTCCAGCTATTACATCGGAGACTCGTGGCGTAATGATGTGGTAGGTGCAGTGGATGCAGGCTGGACAGTCATCTGGTTCAACCATCGGGAGGCGTTGCCGGAGTCCGATCATCAACCTCATTTTGTAGCATCGAGCTATGAAGAGATCAGTCGTATCCTGACTTTTTGA
- a CDS encoding nucleoside hydrolase, translating into MIEAQNRIILDVDTGIDDALAILLAVKSRKLDILGITTVCGNVSLQQATENTCKILELAGAPEIPVIAGAAGPLTRKSHYEHRVHGQDGLGGALPDPAVSKQAEEGFAPDFIVEQAKLYPGELTLIMTAPLTNLALALMKCPELPSLLKEVIFMGGVVHGHGNITPTAEYNTYADPEAARIVLHAGIEKLTQVGLDVTRQTLLNEATIECLTDPALRAYVAQSTEIYINRYEQMNGVRACALHDPLAVGVALAPELVGRKSYYVDVETASRLCDGQMVCDFQNRLGEQPNTLVCETVDAEAFLELFINALNA; encoded by the coding sequence ATGATTGAAGCGCAAAATCGCATCATTCTGGACGTGGACACGGGGATTGACGATGCACTGGCGATTTTGCTGGCCGTCAAAAGCCGGAAGTTAGACATTCTCGGCATCACCACAGTCTGTGGGAACGTATCACTCCAGCAGGCAACTGAGAATACGTGCAAAATCCTTGAACTTGCGGGTGCACCTGAAATTCCGGTGATTGCTGGAGCGGCAGGACCCCTTACTCGCAAGTCGCATTATGAACACCGGGTACATGGACAGGACGGATTGGGTGGTGCGCTGCCTGATCCGGCGGTGTCCAAGCAAGCCGAGGAAGGTTTTGCGCCGGACTTTATCGTGGAGCAAGCCAAGTTATATCCAGGCGAACTGACATTGATCATGACTGCTCCATTAACCAATCTGGCACTCGCGCTGATGAAGTGTCCTGAATTGCCTTCTTTATTGAAGGAAGTTATCTTCATGGGTGGTGTGGTTCACGGACATGGCAACATTACACCAACTGCCGAGTACAACACATACGCTGATCCAGAGGCGGCACGCATCGTATTGCACGCAGGCATCGAGAAGCTTACGCAAGTCGGACTGGATGTGACGCGTCAAACATTGCTGAATGAAGCAACGATTGAGTGTCTCACTGATCCTGCACTGCGCGCATACGTCGCTCAAAGTACGGAGATCTACATCAACCGGTATGAACAAATGAACGGCGTCCGCGCTTGCGCGTTGCATGATCCGCTGGCCGTGGGCGTAGCCCTTGCCCCAGAACTGGTAGGACGCAAATCCTATTACGTCGATGTCGAAACCGCCAGCCGCCTGTGCGATGGGCAGATGGTATGCGACTTCCAAAACCGTTTGGGCGAGCAGCCCAACACCCTCGTCTGCGAAACCGTGGACGCAGAAGCGTTCCTTGAACTGTTTATCAACGCGTTAAACGCGTAG
- a CDS encoding ABC transporter permease: MKKSVIYWLLLPGFVFLAAFMIIPIVLTIGSTFFQENSFTFEGYMHFFRDPYFLKILLTTLQVSVVTTIVCVVLGFPTAYYISQKAPRRKGILLALAIFPLLTSPVVRSFSWMIILGRKGLINNTLVGLGIVDKPLDILYTPAAMMIGLTHLFLPLMIISLVGVLENIDGDLLKAAQSLGASRITAFRRVVFPLAVPGLVIGAVLVFVGSLTAYTTPALLGGKQRVIATFLYQNAMTLNDWYLASVVAAIMIVITFVVVGVMNKMAKTLNPKG; encoded by the coding sequence ATGAAAAAATCAGTAATCTACTGGCTATTGCTGCCGGGATTTGTGTTTTTGGCGGCATTTATGATCATTCCGATTGTCCTGACGATCGGGTCGACGTTTTTCCAAGAAAACTCCTTCACGTTTGAAGGATACATGCATTTTTTCAGAGACCCATACTTTTTGAAAATACTGCTTACGACGCTGCAAGTCAGCGTGGTCACCACCATCGTCTGTGTGGTGCTCGGATTCCCGACAGCTTATTATATTTCGCAGAAAGCGCCGCGCCGTAAAGGCATTTTGCTGGCACTGGCGATCTTCCCACTGCTGACCAGCCCGGTCGTGCGTTCGTTTAGCTGGATGATCATCCTTGGACGCAAAGGACTGATCAACAACACCCTTGTTGGTCTGGGGATCGTGGACAAGCCATTGGATATTCTGTACACGCCAGCAGCGATGATGATCGGTCTGACGCATCTGTTCCTGCCATTGATGATTATCTCTCTGGTGGGCGTGCTGGAGAACATTGACGGTGATCTGCTCAAGGCAGCGCAAAGTCTGGGCGCATCGCGCATTACGGCATTCCGCCGGGTTGTATTCCCGCTGGCTGTGCCAGGACTTGTGATCGGAGCCGTGCTTGTCTTTGTCGGAAGCCTGACGGCGTATACCACACCTGCCCTCCTTGGAGGGAAACAGCGTGTAATTGCTACGTTCCTGTATCAGAACGCCATGACCCTCAACGACTGGTATCTGGCCTCGGTTGTTGCCGCGATTATGATTGTGATTACATTTGTCGTGGTCGGTGTCATGAACAAAATGGCCAAAACTTTAAATCCGAAGGGGTAG
- a CDS encoding SMI1/KNR4 family protein produces the protein MWKEHLHSISKEYTFSPPASGDDIAKVEDSLQVTLPRELKEILLETNGVRAIYDLGLIWSEDRIKNENRHYRDDHSQDYYMPFDHLLFFGESGIGDLFAFPVTGDGTCRDDVFVWNHENDSRKWVAPSVSKYLEWTLEGKIKI, from the coding sequence ATGTGGAAAGAGCATCTTCATAGCATTTCGAAGGAGTATACGTTCAGTCCCCCTGCATCTGGTGATGACATTGCAAAGGTGGAAGACTCCTTACAGGTTACGCTCCCTCGTGAATTAAAAGAAATATTGCTCGAAACCAATGGAGTCAGAGCTATTTACGATTTGGGACTTATCTGGTCAGAAGATCGAATTAAGAATGAAAACAGACATTACCGGGATGACCACTCCCAAGATTATTATATGCCCTTTGATCACCTGCTCTTCTTCGGGGAAAGTGGAATTGGGGATTTATTTGCTTTTCCTGTGACAGGGGATGGAACGTGTAGAGATGACGTGTTTGTGTGGAATCATGAAAATGACAGCCGAAAATGGGTCGCACCTTCAGTGTCCAAATATTTGGAGTGGACTTTAGAAGGCAAAATAAAAATTTAA
- a CDS encoding ABC transporter ATP-binding protein, which yields MALLTLDHVSVAYDKQTILKDFQLELEKGKLLSLLGPSGCGKTTTLRLIAGFLEASQGKFMFGGKDYTKVPANKRNFGFVFQSYALFPHLSVYDNVAFGLRMRKVKDKDISSRVMRILEVVNLNGFEKRFPQELSGGQRQRVAIARALVIEPDLLLFDEPLSNLDANLRLNMRVEIRRIQQELGITTLYVSHDQEECFSISDQVAIMNKGVVEQLDRPETIFKYPATEFVARFIGFHNFIEFADRIDAGEVITLHAGGRTFTATAHPGTARPGARKGAIRPDDLIVSGDTSADVVNALPGIIKVSTYLGRSYQYVVETELGDFTANQEMETPYLSGQRVSLIFPQDKLVLVE from the coding sequence ATGGCATTGCTGACATTAGACCACGTATCCGTGGCATACGATAAGCAGACAATCCTGAAGGATTTTCAGTTGGAGCTGGAAAAAGGTAAACTGCTCTCCCTGCTCGGACCGAGCGGTTGCGGCAAAACAACTACGCTGCGCCTCATCGCCGGATTTCTGGAAGCATCACAGGGCAAGTTTATGTTTGGCGGCAAGGATTATACGAAGGTTCCGGCGAACAAGCGGAACTTCGGATTTGTATTTCAGAGTTATGCATTATTCCCGCATCTGTCTGTCTATGACAACGTGGCCTTTGGCCTGCGGATGCGTAAGGTAAAAGACAAGGATATCTCTTCCCGTGTGATGCGAATCCTGGAAGTCGTTAACCTGAATGGATTTGAGAAACGTTTTCCACAAGAACTGTCTGGTGGACAGCGTCAGCGTGTGGCGATTGCCCGCGCATTGGTCATTGAGCCTGACCTGCTCTTGTTCGACGAACCGCTCAGTAACCTGGATGCCAATCTGCGCCTGAACATGCGGGTCGAGATTCGCCGGATTCAGCAAGAGCTGGGCATTACAACGCTATATGTCTCTCATGACCAGGAAGAGTGCTTCTCGATCTCGGATCAGGTAGCCATCATGAACAAAGGTGTGGTCGAGCAGCTTGACCGCCCGGAAACGATTTTTAAATATCCGGCAACGGAGTTTGTCGCACGGTTTATCGGGTTCCATAATTTCATTGAATTTGCCGATCGTATTGATGCAGGTGAAGTCATCACATTGCATGCAGGGGGACGCACGTTCACAGCAACAGCCCATCCTGGAACAGCTCGTCCCGGGGCACGTAAGGGTGCGATTCGCCCGGATGATCTGATTGTTAGTGGAGACACCTCTGCGGATGTGGTGAACGCTTTGCCAGGGATTATCAAAGTCAGTACGTATCTGGGACGCAGCTATCAGTATGTGGTTGAGACGGAGCTTGGTGATTTTACAGCCAATCAGGAGATGGAAACACCTTACCTTAGCGGGCAGCGTGTTAGCCTGATTTTCCCACAGGACAAGCTTGTATTGGTAGAGTAG
- a CDS encoding ABC transporter substrate-binding protein produces the protein MKKWISGLAAVAMTSVLLAGCGSSTEDATGGSGSGGTSANKLVISTWGFSEDFFNESVFGPFEKEHNVDIVLEVGNNAERLNKIRQGTSNVDVIYLSDYYAQQGIDEGLFEKIDRSKIPNVNDIYDIAKAPLGEDYGPAYTVGQLGIAYNPDLVSKEVTSWSDLWDPAFEGNLTIPNITATAGPMVVDAASRVAGNDTFNEDAAFAELKKLSGNVVKFYSQTSEFVNMFSQEEIAGGPIMEMYFKDLKAAVPNAKFVTPSEGAYAVMNTINVVKGSKNKELAEEFINWQLSQDVQAKSAKAKVDSPVNTKVELTAEEAEGVTYGAEVVEKLNKLDMEFVNQQVKGWTDRWNREIAQ, from the coding sequence ATGAAAAAGTGGATTAGCGGTTTGGCAGCAGTGGCAATGACATCGGTATTACTTGCAGGTTGTGGCAGCAGTACAGAGGATGCAACAGGCGGATCAGGCAGTGGGGGAACATCAGCGAACAAACTGGTGATCTCCACTTGGGGCTTCTCGGAAGATTTCTTCAATGAATCAGTATTTGGTCCCTTTGAAAAAGAACATAATGTAGACATCGTGCTCGAAGTGGGCAATAACGCTGAACGTCTGAACAAAATTCGTCAAGGTACATCAAATGTCGATGTCATCTACCTGTCTGACTACTATGCGCAACAAGGTATCGATGAAGGTCTGTTTGAGAAAATCGACCGTTCCAAAATTCCAAATGTAAATGACATTTATGATATTGCCAAAGCACCACTGGGTGAAGATTATGGCCCGGCATACACGGTTGGACAGCTCGGTATTGCTTATAACCCGGATCTCGTATCCAAAGAAGTGACTTCATGGAGTGACCTGTGGGACCCGGCGTTCGAGGGTAATCTGACCATCCCGAATATTACAGCAACAGCTGGCCCAATGGTTGTGGATGCAGCTTCCCGTGTGGCTGGAAACGATACGTTTAATGAAGATGCGGCATTTGCTGAACTGAAAAAACTGAGCGGCAATGTGGTGAAATTCTATAGCCAAACGTCCGAGTTCGTGAACATGTTCTCCCAAGAAGAAATTGCGGGCGGACCGATCATGGAAATGTATTTCAAAGATCTGAAAGCAGCCGTGCCTAATGCCAAGTTTGTTACACCTAGCGAAGGTGCATATGCTGTGATGAACACGATCAATGTCGTGAAAGGCAGCAAAAACAAAGAGCTGGCTGAAGAGTTCATCAACTGGCAGCTGAGTCAGGATGTACAAGCAAAATCTGCTAAAGCCAAGGTCGATTCCCCGGTTAACACAAAGGTTGAACTGACTGCTGAAGAAGCAGAAGGTGTAACATACGGCGCTGAAGTCGTTGAGAAGCTGAACAAGCTGGATATGGAATTCGTGAATCAACAGGTTAAAGGCTGGACAGATCGCTGGAACCGCGAGATTGCACAATAA
- a CDS encoding DNA starvation/stationary phase protection protein, with the protein MSTIQTRNNTFANNATALQEVLNRQIAGWSILYTKLHNFHWYVQGPHFFTLHAKFEELYNLATANMDEVAERLLAIGGSPVATMAEQLRLSPIEEAQGQLSAERMVESVVADLRTMVEVIHQGIHEAGEAEDNATEDMLIGFTAALDKEVWMLNAFLGK; encoded by the coding sequence ATGAGCACAATTCAAACTAGAAACAACACTTTTGCTAACAACGCCACAGCACTTCAAGAGGTTCTGAACCGTCAGATCGCAGGTTGGTCCATATTGTACACGAAACTTCATAACTTCCACTGGTATGTCCAAGGACCTCATTTCTTCACACTACATGCCAAATTCGAAGAGTTGTACAACTTGGCTACGGCGAATATGGACGAAGTTGCAGAGCGTTTGCTGGCTATTGGTGGAAGTCCGGTGGCTACAATGGCTGAACAACTGCGTCTGTCTCCAATTGAAGAGGCACAAGGTCAGTTGTCTGCTGAGCGTATGGTAGAGTCGGTGGTTGCTGATCTGCGTACAATGGTAGAAGTGATTCATCAAGGCATTCACGAAGCGGGAGAAGCAGAAGATAACGCAACGGAAGATATGTTAATTGGATTCACCGCTGCGCTGGATAAAGAGGTCTGGATGTTAAACGCATTTCTGGGCAAATAA
- a CDS encoding adenine deaminase C-terminal domain-containing protein, translating into MRADQLIVNVHVYNSYYKRFQMNNVAVLNGRFLYVGPGGPEMIQADEVIDARGRYMIPGLIDIHLHIESTMVTPETFSHGLIGCGVTSIVAEPHEMANVFGLEGVQEMMAASRETTVDMFYAIPSSVPATPMETTGGSIEIEDMDVLLATGEIICLGEIMNYVDVIRDPECKTNRILQHIRKNYPDLVIEGHTPKLLGLDLHRLIYAGIDSDHTHQSIEGLQARIAAGMFIEIQEKSMTPEVMEYLIQHDVAQHFCFVTDDVMPDSLVERGHLDHIVRKAIQMGMRPEDAIYAATSTPSSRMKMTDRGSIAPGKVADYVLVSNLHDLSIDQVYKNGRKAYDDYEPYKQERIIGQFPPHFYKSVQLEKLGVADFAIQLSDPKVSGSGVDLAGEGEYQCRVMMVKDGSTFVEEHIASVQSSDGELQWEESGYAQIATFERYGVNGNRAHGLIGGDTIKRGAIATTYSHDNHNLLVVGRNREDMILAANTVISSQGGFCVVEDGKVLSHLELPVGGILTEEPLAVVSHQVKELRAAMLSLGYVHYNPIMSISTHSLAVSPALKITDHGLIDVNAGKVVSLIV; encoded by the coding sequence ATGCGTGCAGATCAACTGATTGTGAATGTACATGTGTATAACAGTTATTATAAACGGTTTCAAATGAACAACGTCGCTGTGTTGAACGGCAGATTCCTATACGTTGGACCCGGCGGACCGGAGATGATTCAGGCAGACGAAGTCATTGATGCGCGAGGAAGATACATGATTCCTGGTTTGATTGATATCCATCTGCATATCGAAAGTACAATGGTGACACCGGAAACCTTTTCTCATGGCTTGATTGGCTGCGGGGTAACGTCCATTGTCGCAGAACCGCATGAGATGGCGAATGTATTTGGGCTGGAGGGTGTGCAGGAGATGATGGCTGCGAGTCGGGAGACGACGGTCGACATGTTCTATGCGATTCCAAGTTCCGTTCCGGCAACCCCGATGGAGACGACAGGCGGTTCGATTGAAATCGAAGATATGGACGTGCTGCTCGCCACTGGCGAGATCATCTGTCTGGGCGAGATCATGAACTATGTCGATGTCATCCGTGATCCGGAGTGCAAGACCAACCGAATTTTACAGCATATTCGCAAAAACTATCCCGATCTCGTGATCGAAGGACATACACCGAAACTGCTTGGACTTGATCTGCATCGACTGATCTACGCAGGTATCGATTCCGATCATACCCATCAGAGCATTGAGGGATTACAGGCGCGGATTGCGGCAGGCATGTTTATTGAAATTCAGGAGAAATCAATGACCCCGGAAGTCATGGAGTATCTGATTCAACATGATGTGGCACAGCACTTCTGCTTCGTCACGGATGATGTGATGCCGGATTCACTGGTGGAGCGTGGTCATCTGGATCATATCGTACGTAAGGCAATTCAGATGGGGATGCGTCCGGAAGATGCGATCTACGCAGCAACGTCTACCCCTTCTTCCCGTATGAAAATGACCGATCGTGGCAGCATTGCCCCAGGCAAAGTGGCCGATTATGTGTTGGTATCCAACTTGCATGATCTCTCCATTGATCAGGTGTACAAAAATGGCCGCAAAGCTTATGACGATTACGAACCGTATAAGCAGGAACGGATCATCGGGCAATTCCCGCCTCACTTCTATAAGAGCGTACAGTTGGAGAAGCTGGGCGTAGCAGATTTTGCAATTCAATTGTCAGATCCGAAAGTCAGTGGATCAGGGGTTGATCTCGCTGGTGAAGGTGAATACCAATGCCGTGTCATGATGGTCAAGGATGGTTCTACTTTTGTGGAAGAGCATATTGCATCCGTTCAGTCCTCAGATGGCGAATTGCAGTGGGAAGAAAGTGGATATGCGCAGATCGCGACCTTTGAACGTTATGGCGTGAACGGCAATCGTGCACATGGCCTGATCGGTGGAGACACCATCAAGCGCGGCGCCATTGCAACGACATACTCACACGACAATCACAACCTGCTGGTTGTAGGACGTAATCGTGAAGATATGATATTGGCAGCTAACACAGTGATTTCGAGCCAGGGTGGGTTCTGTGTGGTGGAAGATGGCAAGGTGCTGTCCCATCTGGAACTTCCCGTAGGTGGCATTTTGACGGAAGAACCACTTGCAGTGGTGTCCCATCAAGTGAAGGAGCTGAGAGCAGCAATGTTGTCTCTTGGGTATGTACATTACAATCCGATCATGTCGATCAGCACTCACTCTCTTGCGGTAAGTCCGGCACTGAAGATTACGGACCATGGCTTGATTGATGTGAATGCAGGTAAGGTTGTATCGTTGATTGTTTAA